Proteins from a single region of Runella sp. SP2:
- a CDS encoding WbqC family protein produces the protein MRLAIMQPYFMPYIGYLQLMNAVDKFVLYDDVNYINKGWINRNRILVNGQEYLFTIPLKDASQNKLINEIYLSNDPKWKGKLLKTIEQGYKKAPFYLTAFEVTEKIINFDAEKLSDWIAASFGVLADHLSIKTKIVPSSAIYQNTHLKAQERILDICLQEKAQHYINPIGGMELYDKTVFEEKGIRLNFIKSKPVAYAQFKNEFVPWLSVIDILMFNEVVDIQQFLNEYELV, from the coding sequence ATGCGTCTTGCCATTATGCAACCTTATTTTATGCCGTACATCGGGTACTTACAACTGATGAATGCCGTAGATAAGTTTGTGCTGTACGATGACGTCAATTACATTAATAAAGGCTGGATAAATCGGAACCGTATCTTGGTCAACGGGCAAGAGTATTTGTTCACGATTCCGCTTAAAGATGCCAGCCAAAACAAGCTCATCAATGAAATTTACCTCTCAAATGACCCAAAATGGAAAGGTAAATTGTTGAAAACTATCGAACAAGGGTATAAAAAAGCGCCATTTTATTTAACGGCCTTTGAGGTAACGGAAAAAATTATCAATTTCGATGCCGAGAAATTGAGTGACTGGATTGCGGCGAGTTTTGGGGTTTTGGCAGACCACTTGTCGATTAAAACGAAAATTGTACCTAGTTCGGCCATTTACCAAAATACGCACCTAAAAGCACAAGAACGAATCTTGGATATTTGTTTGCAGGAAAAAGCGCAGCATTACATCAATCCGATTGGTGGCATGGAGCTTTACGACAAAACGGTGTTTGAAGAAAAAGGAATTCGGCTCAATTTTATCAAATCGAAACCTGTGGCGTATGCTCAATTTAAAAATGAGTTTGTCCCTTGGTTATCGGTCATTGATATTTTAATGTTCAATGAAGTAGTTGACATTCAGCAGTTTTTAAACGAATACGAATTGGTATAA
- a CDS encoding acetyltransferase, with product MAKVVIFGVLDTAELAHFYLTHDSDHEVVAFTVNQEYLKETEFKGLPVVPFEEVETFYAPSEFKFFAPMTGRKMNKNREKVYLEAKAKGYEFISYISSKATLFGNEIGENCFILEDNTIQPFTKIGNNCVLWSGNHIGHHGIIKDHVFFTSHVVLSGHCVVESYSFFGVNATIRDYTTIAEGTLVAMSASITKNTEAWGVYMGSPAEKRPIPSYKVY from the coding sequence ATGGCAAAAGTGGTCATCTTTGGGGTCCTTGACACCGCAGAACTAGCTCATTTTTATTTGACGCACGATTCCGACCACGAAGTGGTGGCATTTACGGTCAATCAAGAATACCTGAAAGAAACTGAATTCAAAGGTCTCCCAGTAGTGCCATTTGAAGAGGTAGAAACGTTTTACGCGCCGTCGGAGTTTAAGTTTTTTGCACCTATGACGGGCCGAAAAATGAACAAAAACCGAGAAAAAGTCTATCTCGAAGCCAAAGCAAAAGGCTATGAGTTTATTAGCTATATCAGCTCAAAAGCAACGTTGTTTGGCAACGAAATCGGCGAAAACTGCTTTATCTTGGAAGATAATACCATTCAGCCTTTTACCAAAATAGGCAATAATTGTGTGCTTTGGAGTGGCAACCACATTGGCCACCACGGAATTATCAAAGACCACGTATTTTTTACTTCGCACGTCGTGCTCTCGGGGCACTGTGTGGTAGAATCGTACTCGTTTTTCGGAGTAAACGCGACCATCCGCGACTACACGACCATTGCCGAAGGCACACTAGTCGCTATGTCGGCATCTATCACCAAAAATACCGAGGCTTGGGGCGTTTATATGGGCAGTCCCGCCGAAAAAAGACCTATTCCAAGCTATAAAGTATATTAA
- a CDS encoding glycosyltransferase family 2 protein → MDVSIIIIHYKTLKLTTDCIRSIYTHTKGVSFEVIVVDNDSQDGADAIITKEFPDVQWLQMGYNAGFSRANNKGIRASKGRYYLLLNSDTEFLDDILTKCVTRLDSQPETAACGGVQMFSDGTPRPFYRSLAIFKRTLYVMPPGRIFQRILEKLIPETHYDDPDQVDWVPAAFLLVKREVVAKAGLLDEDFFLYGEDVEWNCRLGRVGKLKVFEDCGYIHHEWGSNPKRKEVLITIINRFYPQIQLSNLVWIRKEFGIGRFLGLMLNYYLMIPIYFGWKIALNVSKFRNPFGELEQQKDFTRKVWLFSTYFWKIIRNKPYFYKLDPKSHV, encoded by the coding sequence ATGGACGTTTCGATAATCATTATTCATTATAAAACGCTCAAACTAACCACCGACTGCATTCGGTCGATTTATACGCATACAAAGGGGGTTAGTTTTGAAGTGATTGTGGTTGATAACGACTCCCAAGACGGGGCCGACGCCATCATTACCAAAGAATTTCCTGATGTTCAGTGGCTGCAAATGGGCTACAATGCAGGTTTTTCAAGGGCTAATAATAAAGGCATAAGAGCCTCCAAAGGTCGTTATTACCTACTTCTGAACTCCGATACTGAGTTTTTGGATGATATTCTGACCAAGTGTGTTACGCGCCTCGATAGCCAGCCCGAAACGGCCGCTTGTGGGGGAGTTCAGATGTTTTCAGACGGTACGCCACGCCCTTTTTACCGTAGTTTAGCCATATTTAAGCGGACTTTATACGTGATGCCTCCTGGGCGTATTTTTCAACGTATTCTCGAAAAACTCATCCCCGAAACGCATTACGACGACCCCGACCAAGTGGATTGGGTACCTGCAGCTTTTTTGTTGGTAAAACGCGAGGTGGTCGCCAAGGCGGGTTTGTTGGATGAAGATTTCTTTTTATACGGCGAAGATGTCGAATGGAACTGCCGTTTGGGGCGCGTCGGGAAGCTGAAAGTGTTTGAAGACTGTGGGTATATTCACCACGAATGGGGAAGTAACCCGAAACGAAAAGAGGTCTTGATTACGATTATCAATCGTTTTTATCCCCAAATCCAACTTTCTAACTTGGTATGGATACGTAAAGAGTTCGGAATTGGCCGTTTTTTGGGGTTAATGCTCAATTATTACTTGATGATTCCCATTTATTTTGGTTGGAAAATAGCCCTCAACGTCTCTAAGTTTCGCAATCCGTTTGGAGAGTTAGAGCAACAAAAAGACTTTACCCGTAAAGTGTGGTTGTTTTCTACCTATTTTTGGAAAATCATTCGTAACAAACCCTATTTCTACAAGCTCGACCCAAAGAGCCACGTCTAA
- a CDS encoding glycosyltransferase, with product MKILFFTPTGARTGSEMVLWYMIKHLSGSDIKTAVYSRQAGELFAKHSPADATYLHKFHRGLPYYSVEAVYHKIVGLTPEESYIKRIHNEFKPDLWYFNTMTMPQFAKLARKLNVPYVVHVHELWETYDMVRADSFSEMLTHAKASIGCSSVVAEQLERMGTPNVKLLHSFIDTEKITLKKDPAVLRKELGLPSDAFVWLMSGTMCMRKGYDMIPDILAQLPKNAYIVWLGSKSDYGISYYLEQRVQREGLNFLALGSKGGQDYYDYLNICDGFVLTSREDPFPLVMIESAYLQKPVVGFNSGGISEFVQKGMGEVAPAFDIPKLAQIMKDVMSGQLSIDKETLRNRAMEFDIHNQLDNWKQFFATL from the coding sequence ATGAAGATTTTATTTTTTACACCGACAGGAGCGCGGACGGGTTCAGAGATGGTTCTTTGGTACATGATTAAACACCTTTCGGGGAGTGACATCAAAACCGCTGTTTACTCGCGCCAAGCGGGGGAATTGTTTGCCAAACACTCTCCTGCCGATGCTACCTATCTCCATAAATTTCACCGTGGGCTTCCGTACTATTCCGTAGAGGCAGTCTATCACAAAATCGTTGGACTTACGCCCGAGGAGAGTTATATCAAACGGATTCATAACGAGTTTAAGCCTGATTTGTGGTATTTTAACACCATGACCATGCCGCAGTTTGCCAAGCTTGCGCGCAAACTCAACGTACCGTACGTGGTGCATGTGCACGAGTTATGGGAAACGTACGATATGGTGCGCGCTGATTCGTTTTCGGAGATGCTTACCCATGCCAAAGCGTCGATTGGGTGTTCTAGCGTGGTGGCAGAGCAACTAGAGCGAATGGGCACGCCCAACGTAAAATTGCTGCATTCATTTATTGATACCGAAAAAATCACCCTCAAAAAAGACCCCGCCGTACTGAGAAAAGAACTTGGTTTGCCAAGCGATGCCTTTGTGTGGTTGATGTCAGGGACGATGTGTATGCGCAAGGGATACGACATGATTCCTGATATTTTGGCACAATTGCCCAAAAATGCCTACATCGTGTGGCTGGGAAGCAAAAGCGACTACGGCATTTCATACTACCTCGAACAGCGCGTGCAGCGTGAGGGTTTAAATTTTCTGGCATTAGGCTCAAAAGGAGGGCAAGATTATTACGATTACCTTAATATCTGCGATGGCTTTGTGCTTACGTCCCGCGAAGACCCCTTTCCATTAGTGATGATAGAGTCGGCGTACTTGCAAAAACCCGTCGTTGGATTTAACTCAGGAGGAATTAGTGAGTTTGTGCAAAAAGGAATGGGGGAAGTAGCACCCGCTTTTGACATTCCCAAACTGGCTCAAATCATGAAAGACGTGATGAGTGGTCAACTTTCGATTGACAAAGAAACTCTGCGTAATCGAGCGATGGAGTTTGATATTCATAACCAACTGGATAACTGGAAACAATTTTTTGCGACACTTTAA
- a CDS encoding glycosyltransferase family 4 protein, whose protein sequence is MKKNLFISHDANRAGGQIVLLQLLRQLKQQGLTMHLLLCSDGPLEEEFREVVPTTRLPRLGDIHFSPFVTKVLRLVGWEERIKHRVLVKRWAQFRAEMEAQDFGLIFANTIAAAAAYRHLSFLPVPTVLFAHELEMSIKKFSHPDDMAYLMTNTNHLIVVSKAVANYFKATYQYPDAQISTFQIIDIPLILQRIEEGRKTDIRKVLGVPAEAVLIGGCGHAEWRKGNDIFMMVAQQVIQHFGEGPVYFVWVGMREDSEWYEVQRFDAERMGLSERIIHVGLTSEVFQYLSQFDVFTLTSREDPYPLVVLETALAERPIVCFEKSGGAPELVEEDAGSVVPYLDVAAMSKAVITLIENPDLRRQQGKRGKEKVLERHATDASVAKVVETIRRLNP, encoded by the coding sequence ATGAAAAAAAATCTCTTCATAAGCCACGATGCAAACCGAGCAGGGGGGCAGATTGTCTTGTTGCAGTTGCTACGACAATTGAAGCAACAGGGGCTTACCATGCACTTATTGCTTTGTAGCGATGGCCCATTGGAAGAGGAGTTTCGGGAAGTCGTTCCCACTACGCGCTTGCCTCGTTTGGGAGACATTCATTTTTCCCCTTTCGTAACGAAAGTATTACGCTTGGTTGGTTGGGAAGAACGTATTAAACACCGAGTATTGGTCAAGCGTTGGGCGCAGTTTCGGGCTGAGATGGAAGCTCAAGACTTCGGTTTGATTTTTGCCAATACCATTGCGGCGGCCGCAGCTTATCGGCACCTGAGTTTTTTACCCGTGCCTACTGTCTTGTTTGCACACGAATTGGAAATGTCCATCAAAAAATTCAGCCATCCCGACGATATGGCGTATTTGATGACCAATACTAATCACCTCATTGTCGTGTCGAAAGCCGTTGCTAATTATTTCAAGGCTACCTATCAATACCCTGACGCTCAGATTAGTACGTTTCAAATTATAGACATTCCATTAATTCTTCAAAGAATAGAAGAAGGCCGAAAAACGGACATTCGGAAAGTGCTGGGAGTTCCTGCCGAGGCGGTTCTTATAGGCGGGTGTGGCCATGCCGAATGGCGAAAAGGCAACGACATCTTTATGATGGTAGCCCAGCAAGTCATTCAGCATTTTGGTGAAGGCCCCGTGTATTTTGTGTGGGTAGGGATGCGCGAAGACTCGGAATGGTACGAGGTTCAGCGCTTTGATGCCGAACGCATGGGGTTATCGGAACGCATCATTCACGTGGGGCTTACGTCGGAAGTATTCCAGTATTTAAGCCAATTTGATGTATTTACGCTCACCTCCCGTGAAGACCCTTACCCATTGGTGGTGTTAGAAACGGCTTTAGCCGAACGCCCCATTGTGTGTTTTGAAAAAAGTGGTGGAGCGCCCGAATTGGTTGAAGAAGATGCAGGTTCTGTGGTGCCTTATTTAGACGTAGCTGCGATGAGCAAAGCCGTTATTACGCTAATTGAGAACCCCGATTTACGCCGTCAGCAAGGGAAGCGGGGTAAAGAAAAGGTATTGGAACGGCACGCAACCGACGCCAGCGTTGCCAAAGTAGTAGAAACCATTCGCCGTTTAAACCCCTAA
- a CDS encoding glycosyl transferase, with translation MTLAFTLCSINYLAQARTLGDSLKRTNPHIRFIIGLVDRLDVAQVPEDKLPDFELLELHRIGVDGLDQMCEHYNITELNTAVKPYFIRYFFEKVPQVRNVIYFDPDIIVYQPLTQLENLLETNDIVVTPHLATPIDDQLTPNELHHLNTGVYNLGFIALHKSVEAMEFVKWWEDKLFDECKIDLCDGLFVDQNWVNFAPIFWNNIHVEKHPGWNAAYWNMHERRFSQHEGQHWVNDNQPVVFFHYSGYDPAKPSVVSKYQDRFDFEKRPDLNPLFDYYREELLRNHNAYYRQFPCFYIKKEPVYKYQRVRQLLIKPLEAALRLLS, from the coding sequence ATGACATTAGCTTTTACGCTGTGTTCGATTAACTACTTGGCTCAGGCACGTACCTTGGGCGATTCGTTAAAAAGAACCAACCCTCATATTCGTTTTATCATCGGATTGGTCGATCGCTTGGACGTGGCCCAAGTACCAGAAGATAAACTCCCTGATTTTGAGCTTTTAGAATTGCACCGCATAGGCGTTGATGGCCTAGATCAGATGTGTGAACATTATAACATCACTGAACTCAATACGGCCGTCAAGCCTTATTTTATCCGCTATTTTTTTGAAAAAGTACCGCAGGTGCGAAATGTGATTTATTTCGACCCCGATATTATTGTTTACCAGCCGTTGACGCAGCTCGAAAATTTGCTCGAAACCAACGATATTGTGGTAACTCCACATCTTGCCACTCCTATCGATGACCAATTGACGCCAAACGAACTTCACCACCTCAATACAGGTGTGTATAATCTTGGTTTTATCGCCTTGCACAAAAGCGTTGAAGCCATGGAGTTTGTGAAATGGTGGGAGGACAAGCTTTTTGATGAATGTAAAATAGACCTTTGCGATGGATTGTTTGTGGATCAAAATTGGGTCAACTTCGCTCCTATTTTTTGGAATAATATCCACGTCGAAAAGCACCCAGGATGGAATGCTGCCTACTGGAATATGCACGAACGGCGCTTCTCCCAGCACGAAGGCCAGCATTGGGTCAATGATAATCAGCCCGTTGTGTTTTTTCATTACAGTGGCTATGACCCTGCCAAGCCAAGTGTGGTATCAAAATACCAAGACCGTTTTGATTTTGAAAAACGCCCCGATTTGAATCCTTTGTTTGACTATTATCGGGAAGAATTGCTCCGAAATCACAATGCCTATTACCGACAGTTTC